GTCGCCGCGTCGGTGGTCGGCGACCTCGACCGCGGCGACGACCGGCTGGCGGCGAACCTCTCGACCGCTCTGTGGTGGATGACCGGGGTCGCCGCGACCTACGCGTCGTACGTGTCGGCCGATGTCATCGCCGGGGGTCGGGCGCACCTGCCCCTGCTGGCCGCGTCGTCCGCGGCGACCGCGATGGCCGGGGCCGCCGCGCACCGCACCGGCCGGGACGGGCCGCTCGCGTGCGCGGTCGTCAGCGCAGCCGTCGCGGGGTTCTCCGCCGCCGCGCTGGCCGGCCTCGAGGTGCCGGCACGCGCCGGTGCCGTGGCGCTCGTCACCTCCTCCGCCGCCATCGGCCTCATCGCCGCCGGTCCCCGGCGGTGGCGCACCACCTGGGCGACGTCGGTCGTGCTGCTGCTCGGCTCGACCCAGGCGGTGCTCGCCACCGGTGCCGCGACGTGGCTGGTCGTGCCGACCGCCCTGGTCGTCACCGGCGTCGCCGCAGGCGCGTGGCTGCGCCGCAGCACCGGAGAGGCGGTCGCGGCCAGCACCGTCGCGGTCGCCTTCGCCGGCCAGGTGCTCTACGACGTCGCCCCGCAGGTCTTCAGCCTGTCGACGACCATCCTGGTCGTCGGGATCGCGATGGTGGTCGGCTGCATCGCCGTGGTCCGCCGCGCGACCCGGTCCGGCGGGTGACCCGGTCCCACAGGGGCATCAGCCCTCGGCGTGCCGGGACCATCGGCACCTCCGCGGCCGCGCCCCTGCGCAGAGCATCGGGCCATGAGCGATCGGATGAGCCCCGTCGACGCGGCCTGGTTGCACATGGACCAGCCGACGAACCTCATGGTCATCACCTCGGTGGTGTGGTTCGACCAGCCCGTCGACGCGTCCGCGATCACCGATGCCATCCGCACCCGGGTGGTGGACGCCTACCCGCGGTTCCGCCAGCGGGTCGTCGACTCAGAGGTCGGCCGGCCCCGCTGGGTCGACGACCCCGACTTCGACCTGTCCTCCCACCTCCACCACGTGGCGCTGCCGCACCCCGGCGACGATGCCGCGCTCCGCACGTTCGTCGGCGAGGTGATGGGCCAGGACCTCGACCGGCGGCGGCCGCTGTGGCAGGCGTGGATCGTCGACGGCTACCGCGACGGGGCCGCCGTCGTGCAGCGGATCCACCACTGCATGGCCGACGGCATCTCGCTGGGCGACGTGCTCATGGCGCTGGTGGACGACGACACCCCGGCTCAGCCGCCGGTCGCGCACCCCGACGGCCTGCGACGCGTCGCGGAGCTGGCCCACGCCGGCCTCGAGCTGGCCACCCACCCCACCCGGCTCGCCGGGGCAGCCCGCACGGGCGCGCGGATCCTCGACGCGATCGCCGTCGAGACGCTGACCGGGCGCGACGCGCCGACCGCGCTGCGCGGCCCGCAGAGCGGTCGCAAGGTCGTGGCGTGGTCCGACCCCCTCGACCTCGCCGAGGTGAAGCGGATCGCGCGGGACCGGGACGCGACGGTCAACGACGTGCTGATGGCCGCCCTCAGCGGCGCGATCGGCCGGTACCTCGACGACGTCGGGACGCCGGCGGAGCGGATCCGGGCCATGGTGCCGGTCAGCATGCGCGCCGCGGGGCTGCCGGTCCCGTCGACCCTCGGCAACGACTTCGCGCTGGTCCTGTGCCCGCTGCCCGTGGGCGAGCGGGACCCCGACGAGCGGCTCCGGGCCGTCCGCGACGCGATGGACGCCATCAAGGGGTCCGCCCAGGCGGTCACGTCGCTCGGGCTCCTCGCCGCGATGGGCCTGAGCCCGCGGATGATCGAGGGTCTGCTCGTCGGCTTCTACGGCGACAAGGCGTCCCTCGTGCTGACCAACGTGCCCGGGCCCCGCCACCGCGTCTCCGTCGCCGGGCACCCCGTCGCCGGGATCCTCTCCTGGGCGCCCCAGTCCGGATCGATCGGGACGAGCGCCACCATCTTCTCCTACGCCGGGCAGGTGTTCGTCGGCATCTGCACGGACCCCGCCATGGTCCCCGACCCCGACCGCATCGCCGGTGGGCTCCTCGACGAGATCCGCCGCCTGGCCACCGCGGAGGTGCCATGACCGCTCGCACCGCACCCGACCGGCTCAACCCCCTCGACGTGTGGTTCCTGCACGTCGAGGACACCGCCGGGCTCATGCACATCGGCTCGGTCCTGATCCTGGAGGGTCCCGCACCGCCGTTCGAGGAGCTCGCCCGCACCTACGCCGCGAGGCTCGCCCGGCTGCCGCGCTACACCCAGGTGGTCAGGGAGGTGCCCCTCGGCCTCCACCGGCCGGTGTGGGTCGACGACCCGAGCTTCTGCCTGGCGTACCACCTGCGTCGGACGGCGCTGCCGCCGCCCGGTGGCACGGCGGAGCTGGACGCCCTCGTCGGCCGGGTCATGGGCCAGCGGCTGGACCGCCGGCGACCGCTGTGGGAGACCTGGGTGGTGGAGGGGTTGGAGGACCGTCGCTGGGCGCTGGTCAGCAAGGTGCACCACTGCATGGTCGACGGCGTCGCCGGCACCGACCTGACGATGGCGATCATGGACCCGGCACCGGCCACGGCGGATGCCGCGACCACCACGTCCGAGACGGCCCGGCAGGTGCCCGACCCCGGCCGGCTGGCGCTCGTGCGACAGGCCGTCGGCGACCGCCTCGCGGGCGCGGCCGGGTCCGTCCGCGCCGCGGGACGTGCCGTGCGCCACCCGCGGGACGCGGGCCGCGCCGCGGCGACCGTCGGACGCGGCCTGCGCACGATCACCGCCCTCGGGCGGCCGGTGCCCCCGTCCTCGCTCTCGGGCCCCCTCACGTCCCACCGCCGGTGGGACACGGCGTGGACCGACCTCGACACCGTCAAGGCGATCGGCCAGGCCGTCGGCGGCACGGTCAACGACGTGCTGCTGACCGCGGTGACCCGCGGGTTCCGGGACCTGCTCGTCCACCGCGGCGAGCCCGACGCGGTCGTGCGGTCCCTGATCCCGGTGTCGACGCGCGCCACTGGCGCGAGGGGTCACCTCGACAACCGCGTCGCCGCGGTGTTCGCGACCCTCCCGACCCAGGTCGGCGACCCGCTCGACTGCCTGCGGGCGGTGCAGGCCGAGATGGATGCGCTGAAGGCGTCCGGCGAGGTCGACGCGTCCGCGGCGATCGTCCAGGCCTCGGGCGCGGTCCCGTCGGTGGTGCTCGGCCCGATCATGCACGCCACGTCGGCGCTGGTCGACCGGTTCGGGCAGCGGAACGTGACCACGGTCGTGACGAACGTCCCGGGGCCCCCGCACGCCCTGCACCTGCTGGGTCGTCGCGCGCTGGCCTGGTACCCGTACGTCCCGGTGGCCGAGGGCGTCCGCCTCGGCGTCGCGGTGCTCAGCTACGACGGCCAGGTGTTCGTCGGTGCGACGGGCGAGTTCGCCCACGCCGAGGACCTGCCGGTGCTCACGCGCGGCATCGAGCAGGCCATCGCCGACCTCCGCGTCGCCACCCAGCACCGGCGGCGACCGGGGGACCCGGCCGTCACGGAGCCCCCGATCACCGCGCCGACCGCGTAGGGCCGGCGACGTCCTCGAGGCGCTAGGCGGCGACCGCCCGCGCCTCGGCGTCCCGTCCGACTGCGTCGAGCGCAGCGCCCATGATGTGGCCGACGAACGGGCGGATGATCCGCCAGTACACCCCGAAGCGCCGGGCGGCGTCCGCGTCGTCGGTCCGCGTCCGCGC
This genomic stretch from Euzebya sp. harbors:
- a CDS encoding wax ester/triacylglycerol synthase family O-acyltransferase translates to MSDRMSPVDAAWLHMDQPTNLMVITSVVWFDQPVDASAITDAIRTRVVDAYPRFRQRVVDSEVGRPRWVDDPDFDLSSHLHHVALPHPGDDAALRTFVGEVMGQDLDRRRPLWQAWIVDGYRDGAAVVQRIHHCMADGISLGDVLMALVDDDTPAQPPVAHPDGLRRVAELAHAGLELATHPTRLAGAARTGARILDAIAVETLTGRDAPTALRGPQSGRKVVAWSDPLDLAEVKRIARDRDATVNDVLMAALSGAIGRYLDDVGTPAERIRAMVPVSMRAAGLPVPSTLGNDFALVLCPLPVGERDPDERLRAVRDAMDAIKGSAQAVTSLGLLAAMGLSPRMIEGLLVGFYGDKASLVLTNVPGPRHRVSVAGHPVAGILSWAPQSGSIGTSATIFSYAGQVFVGICTDPAMVPDPDRIAGGLLDEIRRLATAEVP
- a CDS encoding wax ester/triacylglycerol synthase family O-acyltransferase; protein product: MTARTAPDRLNPLDVWFLHVEDTAGLMHIGSVLILEGPAPPFEELARTYAARLARLPRYTQVVREVPLGLHRPVWVDDPSFCLAYHLRRTALPPPGGTAELDALVGRVMGQRLDRRRPLWETWVVEGLEDRRWALVSKVHHCMVDGVAGTDLTMAIMDPAPATADAATTTSETARQVPDPGRLALVRQAVGDRLAGAAGSVRAAGRAVRHPRDAGRAAATVGRGLRTITALGRPVPPSSLSGPLTSHRRWDTAWTDLDTVKAIGQAVGGTVNDVLLTAVTRGFRDLLVHRGEPDAVVRSLIPVSTRATGARGHLDNRVAAVFATLPTQVGDPLDCLRAVQAEMDALKASGEVDASAAIVQASGAVPSVVLGPIMHATSALVDRFGQRNVTTVVTNVPGPPHALHLLGRRALAWYPYVPVAEGVRLGVAVLSYDGQVFVGATGEFAHAEDLPVLTRGIEQAIADLRVATQHRRRPGDPAVTEPPITAPTA